The DNA region tcgcgaaattttcattttcccgtgatttcgcctgcctataaatagctcaaaaattaaaaaatatcccCATTTTCACCCATCaaggccgcgggtttgaaggagagcaagggagaagagattttcgccaaaactcgaccgatcttcgtgcagttcgttcctacttcgaggtaccgaggtaactagcttgattcttacctctgattattgtttctactgcgtttctgtagtcgtttctgtgctcaaagttttgagctttttgtaaaactgtccgtttttcctgatttctctgttgggttatattccttacgtgcccaagagcctaaaacctccgtcagtattcgccgattgtgatcgagttgtcaaggatctgaaaaactgattcaaaaccctttttgtcgcacatttcgaaactttactgtcgaaaagtcgtaatctgacttcgtgcctttaggattagttgtcacggatgtggttaggatcattgctgtcaaatttgttttccgaactgataactttgaggttttgagcttttattttggaccaaaacgcccctgaacagtcGTATTTTGATctgatcgtccgaaaattgttccgacaattgctttgccttagttttaccctaaaactaccttgtaaacggatttgatcgaagaaaaatagtcggagctctttttcctttatggccgagagctattccaaggggggggggggagtttttcgttttcgaaaacttgtcttttcgtactcgattgttgtattctgaagctttaatgctttttctatcgtttatgagttgtattacgatcgaactaatcgattttgtttggattctgctttgtttttctccgaggttcagttgaaggaactttgagagtttcagagcatttgtgtgaaggagatttagatcacgaggctggagcagctcgaggttagggcaacttactattagctatgactgcatgataggcgtcgataaattcgacgcatgctttgtttgatgttgattatgatgatgagttgatgttatgatgtttttccataacttgtgatattgtgatattgttggatttgtgcgttttgacgcgacttcggagtggggattcattgatctgatgatctttgatatttcgggttggataaacaaccctaggcaagttcaaacttgagttttgagacttagccatttgttcgtattcttagactttccccgggaaatatcttttgggtggttggtctttgaaaacttagaatgattagactttcgaaaactaaagacttgggaaacttagactttgagaaataaactcataatttgactaactCGAatcgaaacaatttttattaacgtttaagcataggaaagctaaaggggaaaataattttgaaagacggggaaaagtcaacTTTTGATGTGGGTTTCTGGGAGATTTTGGTGGACACAACGGGGGGGTGAACCACGGTGacgattgaaagtcaccgagtaccttagtactcttgttgttggagcggtgttgtattgaccgacacttagtgctcttgttgatggggttgtgttgtattgaccgacactaaacccttgggttctcttgttgttggagttgtgttgtattgaccgacactaactccgagttgtgttgtattgactgacactaactcttgggtttgttttgagtttgggtttgagctaaacacttgcgtggcgaggacgattcgatgtttggctaaccatattgcatcatcgggtgaataacgggaatggttcacctgtacatcttttggtgaataacgggaatggttcaccaatgcattaatgatgaataacgggaatggttcatcatacggtgaataacgggaatggttcaccaaggatgaataacgggaatggttcatccatagtgaagaacgggaatgcttcacttgtggcgaacgggaacgcgtcacaatccggatcatattgattgcatttcacgcatacattcattctgacttgaattgtatgctgtttgatttattgaagcattgttagagccaataacgtgctaggattatctatatgtatatataacaacatatatatctatacccatATCActtgttgagtgtatatctactttattccgtgagttgaccctagcgccttggctttggtttcatgtttgtgtttgggcggtcggcctgccgccagatgtcgatggccgactggttctcgatggtctctccctcgggggggatcaggtatgagttggtggatcgtgatgcccccaccgcttgggtgattgatgtggctggtcaccgagcgacgtaccggggaagggtcatggaggaccggacggatgagcgaggacgtctgacgagaggagtgctacggcgtatggagctgagctttgacttgccgccctcagttcactgtggaccaggtactggtcgaggaccacctgcaccacctcctgcttcatcttctgatgacgaggacccagcggagatcgagcctgctgttgctgcacctgttgcgccacctcctgctactgccattgatcctaccgacgtggcgtcgtcctctaggcttgtgcggccgaagagggagtctgttgtcccatctgcctcacgtctcttttctttctcttcaccgcacggctaccgtgtggaccccttggttagggtggtggaggaggatgttcttacaggagaggtggatgtggagaccggctcgactaggacggtgcgcaggacagttaggagggaggtcgtggacttggacaccgagatgattacggtggattccgactctgactccgagagcactggggagagctactcgccgagcagcgatgaggaggaggagctatgagctgagctgggagggtaggttaggctagcgtcattttttgtgtagagctctgatcgtcttactttttgggacagggtaggtttccgatgtgtgactttttgtgtggttcttttgaggaggatcacagagagtctgtcggagtataggggtcttttgttcaagccatttttgggtgccgactttctcttggatgactgtatatttgatacttttacttacagttctggttctgtatatatttgcctgcgggcacactactttggagtcactgcgagggCGCGTGatgggagagtgcagctgaggctgtacatgtgtatatatttgtatatcggttagttagtgttgggttatgtctttattttctatcgctttatttaaaaggaatcaaacgaaaaaaaattacctgttttccgcgtgaagtttatttttggttactaaagtgacacctggaaatcggggtgttacagttccTATACGGTAGATCAACTTGGCCAGCATAGCAGAGACTGCAGAGGTATGATTAGAGGGAATCCAATTCACCACTCCAATCCTATTCAAAATGACATACTTCACCGTCAAATGTCCAGTAGAGAGAAGCTTCTTGGCAGGCCACTTCGTCACCTTTCCTCCAGTCAGTTCTTCAGCAATGGTGTCCAGAGAgagttcttcttcaacaaattcaactACACTCCTCTCGAGTGCTCTATTTATGATTGCAGGAGAGAAACTCACACACTGACCCCTCACATAGACTTTTCTAAATTCAGGACTGGCAGGATTGCCAACATCATCAGACAAATTGACTAGGAACTCCTTCACTAGCCTATCATAACACTTGCCTATCTCCATAACAGTCTTTCTCAAACCAGCTCTTGTGATAAGAGCAACAATCTCCTTGCATGCCAAAACATCAGACCCAATTTCCCGTTCCTTAGCAATACGTCGCTGGAAGACATACTTCCATTTGATGGCATTCTCAGCAGCATGAAAGGAAACATTATCAAGTGGAATTGAAGGAATATCCTGCGGAATGCGCTTACCAAAAAACTTCTTTCTCTCAGAGGTCGTGATGTCCAGGACATCGGCTTCAAcatccgaatctgaatccagttCAACCCTGgaaaccttcttcttcttcacagtAGTCTTCTTTACTTTCTTGCCAGAGGACTCCACAACCTTTTTCTTTCCCTTGCTTTGCACATCCACTGGTTTTGATTTTGAAGAGACAGAAGTGGactttgctttcttcttttggCTCACAGGGGTTTCTCCAACAGATGCCCTTCTTCTTTTAAGTAACCTGTCAGCAACACACGCCAAGGGTACTTCCTCTGAATCTTCACCGTCAGAGATATCGTGAACAATGGGAGGGGTCTTCATAGACTCCACTAACAGATCTTCCTTTGAACCTTCAGCCTTGGAATCCGGATTCTTGGACGAAGGAGAAGAAACCTTTGAGAGTGAACCTTCCTTGTCAGGCTGATCAGAGATTGTCGCATCTGAGGAGTGTGTAGACGTTGTGACATCGTCTTCATCATTTGCAGAAACAAAAGAGTTTGAAATATCCTCAGACACAGGGGCCTCAGCGTTTTGCATTGGGATTGCGCGAGACTTGTAGCGCTTCCTGGATGGAGTTCCTGAGTTCTTTTTGGAATGAGCGGAAGAACTTGTgtgcaaacccataaccctagcaccaccagAAGTTCTCTCTATTTTCCCCTTCACAGATTCTTTCTTGCATGTAGACATGTTACAATGGTAATGAAGAAAGAACAAGTACAAGAATTGAGAGAATTGTAAGTAAAGAGAACCGGAGATTGTGAGATCAAGATTAGCAGTTTGTTGTGAGATTGGAATGGGGTCGTTGATGATGATTATATAGTAGTTTAGTGGGAACGAAGCAATGATGTCACAGCGGTAGTTAATGGTAGTTACGAGAAAACTAGCCGTTGGACTGAAAAGAACCGTTAATTGCTATGCTCCTTCGAAGAGACAgatcccaagatttcctcttaagTTTTCAAATGTAGCAGCATCCAAGGGTTTGgtaaaaatatcagccaattgttTCTCTATGGGAACATGTTCCAAAGTGAGTATTTTGTCCTCAACCAACTCCCTGATGAAATGATGTCTGATATCTATGTGCTTGGTTCTGCTATGTTGAATGGGATTCTTTGCAATGTTAATGGCACTTAAATTgtcacaatacaatgtcatgacatcttgcttGACTTCATACTccttcaacatttgcttcatccaaaCAAGTTGAGTGCAACTACTCCTCGCTGCAATGTATTCTGCTTTAGCTGTGGATAGAGAGACACAATTTTGCTTCTTACTGAACCATGAAATCAGATTGTTCCCAAAGAAAAAGCAACCTCCAGATGTACTCttcctatcatcagcactccctgcccaatctacatcacaataccctacaagagaagaatttgtatcatgggTGTAAAGAATGCCATAGTCACATGTACCATTTATGTTTTTGATaattcttttcacttgtaagagatGACTTGTCTTTGGTGCAGATTGATATCTGGcacatgtaagatcaagttttgatctagtagtacaactctatgttttgatgattacaagttaaccttttgatatgaacaattgtggtactctaacgtgtttttctgagtgtgctatttacaggctctgacctcaactcaatctcacacaaatcagaagcactgtgtataaagagcaacccaagcaacgctttcgcattcaccatgttcagtatgaacagtggaaaagcttcagaagttctgaagttatacaagctctgatgaggactcagtcactaaaagctctgaagatccagaagttctgataaccaagaaacactgaaggttcagatgttctgatggtgtagaagactctgaagttgcagaagctgaatagtggaaactctgaagtccagaagcaagaaactctgaaggccatgttcttccgtctgagttcagaatcagaagatacaatggtcagaggatctgtgctttccctctgactctgatcaaccggctttacaagttccaatatgaagtattcctctgatcagaagtctcctaggttaaaaggtcaagtcgctatccaagtacaaaagcaagtgtaccttcctgacgacctacctaacgtcctcagccacagcagaagctggattttccagaactgccctccaacggtagcatttcccatgcaacgctcaaccctaatccttggagtatatatagaggctgaagattgaaagaagcggctagaagcaatacacacgcgcaagacatattcaaaatattctaagctttctttcatctgaaactcattgagtttacaatcagctttttagaagcaaatctcttgtaaacaattctttgataaacagtttgtttagttcctttaggagatcaaggttgatcggatcctagagaagactaagagagtgaatcttagtgtgagctaagtcagtgtaattgttagtcacttgtaggtttcaagtgcagttgtaactcttacctgattagtggattgccttcattctaagaaggaagaaatcaccttaacgggtggactggagtagcttgagtgattcatcaagtgaaccaggataaaatccttgtgtgcttttctatctcttatctttagcacttaagttctcgaaagatttgtctaaatctttaaggtggaagttttgttctgaaaacgttattcaaacccccctttctaccgtttttcataccttcaattggtatcagagcgcaagttctgattaccacacctaacagtgttcagtgatccgggccggtgtgaaaaacaatggctgccaccaccagtgaaactcaaagagatggttacaatgcaaagcctcctatgttcgacggtcaaaggttcgaatattggaaagatagactggaaagtttctttctgggtttcgatgcagatctctgggatattattgtggatggctacgagcgtccagttgatgcagatggcaagaagatcccaaggtcagagatgactgcagatcaaaagaagctgtactcacaacatcacaaagcaagagcaattcttctaagtgctatttcctatgaagagtaccagaagattacagatcgtgagtttgctaaaggcatttttgaatctctgaagatgtctcatgaaggaaacaagaaagtcaaagaatcaaaggcattgtctttgatccaaaagtatgaatccttcatcatggagccaaatgagtccattgaagaaatgttctccagatttcaattgcttgtagctggcatacgacctctcaacaagagctacacaacaaaagatcatgtcataagggtcatcaggtgtcttcctgaaagttggatgcctttggtgacttcaatagagctcacaagagacgttgagaatatgagtttagaagaactcatcagcattttgaaatgccatgagctgaagcgttcagagatgcaagatctgaggaaaaagtccatagccttgaaatccaaatctgaaaaggctaaggttgagaagtcaaaggctcttcaagctgaagaagaagaatctgaagaagcatcagaagattctgatgaagatgagctgactctgatctccaagagactcaaccgcatctggaagcacaggcagagcaagttcaaaggctctggaaaggcaaaaggaaagtctgaatcctcaggtcagaagaagtcatcaatcaaggaagtcacttgttttgagtgcaaagaatctgggcactacaaaagtgattgtccaaagttgaagaaagacaagaagccaaagaagcacttcaagacgaagaagagtctgatggtgacatttgatgaatcagagtcagaggatgttgactctgatggtgaagtccaaggactcatggcaattgtcaaagacaaaggagcaaagtcaaaggaagctgttgactctgactcagaatcagaaggagatcctaactcagacgatgaaaatgaggtattcgcttctttctctacctctgaactgaaacatgctttgtctgatatcatggataagtataactctttattgtctaagcataaaaagttgaaaaagaacttatctgctgtttccaagactccttctgaacatgagaaaattatttctgatttgaaaaatgaaaatcatgctttggtaaattctaactctgtgcttaagaaccagattgcgaagttagaagaaattgttgcctgtgatgcctctgattgtagaaatgaatctaagtatgaaaagtcttttcaaagattcctagctaaaagcgtggatagaagcttaatggcttcaatgatctatggcgtaagcagaaatggaatgcatggcgttggctattctaaaccaattagaaatgagccctctgtgtctaaagctaaatccttatatgaatgctttgttccctctggtaccatattgcctgatcctgtacctgctaaagttgctaaacatcctcttaaaaagggatctttctctatgactaaatatcatgcaaatattcctttaaaatattatgttgagacacccaaggtgatcagaacctctggggtaactaacaaaagaggacccagaaagtgggtacctaaggacaagattatctatgttgcagatatccttgatagctccactgaaacaccaatcatggtatctggacagtggatgctcgcgtcacatgacgggagaaaagcgtatgttccgagagctgaaacttaagcctggaggcgaagttggcttcggaggaaatgaaaagggtaaaattattggtactggtactatttgtgtagatagtagtccatgcattgataatgttttattggtagacggcttaacacataacttattgtctataagtcaattagctgacaagggttatgatgttatattcaatcaaaagtcctgccgggctgtaagtcagatcgatggctctgttctgtttaacagcaagaggaagaacaacatttataagatcagattatctgagttggaggctcagaatgtgaagtgccttctgtctgttaatgaagagcagtgggtatggcatagacggttagggcatgccagtatgagaaagatttctcagctgagcaagctaaaccttgtcaggggcttacccaatctgaagttcgcttcagacgctctttgtgaagcatgtcagaaaggcaaattcacaaaagtccctttcaaggcaaagaatgttgtctcaaccttaaggccgttagaacttctgcatatcgacctgtttggaccagtgaaaactgagtctataggtggcaagagatatgcgatggttatcgttgatgactatagccgctggacatgggtaaattttctaacccgcaaggatgagtctcatgctgtgttctctaccttcattgctcaagtgcaaaacgagaaggcttgtaggattgtgcgtgtcagaagtgaccatggtggagagtttgagaatgacaagtttgagagtctgtttgattcctatggaattgcacatgatttctcttgtcccagaactcctcaacaaaatggtgttgttgagaggaagaacagaactcttcaggagatggctagaaccatgctccaagaaactggcatggctaagcacttttgggcagaggcagtaaatacagcatgttacattcagaacagaatctctgtgagaccaattctgaataagacttcctatgaattgtggaagaacataaaacccaacatttcttattttcatccttttggctgtgtttgttatgttctcaatactaaggatagattgcataaatttgatgctaagtcttctaagtgtctattacttggttactctgatagatctaaaggttttagattttataatactgatgctaggactattgaagaatctattcatgttagatttgatgataagcttgactctgaccagtcaaagctagttgaaaagtttgcagatttaagcattaatgtttctgacaaaggcaaagctccagaggaagttgagccaggggaagatgaaccagaggaagaagctggtccctctaactcacaaactctgaagaagagcagaatcactgcagctcaccctaaggaattgattctgggcaacaaagacgaaccagtcagaaccagatctgccttcagaccctctgaagagaccttgct from Lotus japonicus ecotype B-129 chromosome 2, LjGifu_v1.2 includes:
- the LOC130736160 gene encoding uncharacterized protein LOC130736160, with translation MSTCKKESVKGKIERTSGGARVMGLHTSSSAHSKKNSGTPSRKRYKSRAIPMQNAEAPVSEDISNSFVSANDEDDVTTSTHSSDATISDQPDKEGSLSKVSSPSSKNPDSKAEGSKEDLLVESMKTPPIVHDISDGEDSEEVPLACVADRLLKRRRASVGETPVSQKKKAKSTSVSSKSKPVDVQSKGKKKVVESSGKKVKKTTVKKKKVSRVELDSDSDVEADVLDITTSERKKFFGKRIPQDIPSIPLDNVSFHAAENAIKWKYVFQRRIAKEREIGSDVLACKEIVALITRAGLRKTVMEIGKCYDRLVKEFLVNLSDDVGNPASPEFRKVYVRGQCVSFSPAIINRALERSVVEFVEEELSLDTIAEELTGGKVTKWPAKKLLSTGHLTVKYVILNRIGVVNWIPSNHTSAVSAMLAKLIYRIGTHAETCAVKLPVSFPSLLTAIILQQHPHILGVNDVPFPKGNPITLDHRLFLEPHVLNIDLPSNRTSVPVYTSASGTKSVISELEDISKELQETIRVATARKLKVDALIQILKEEAGQEGEPAAAAEKEGSADNAEEHSSSDV